The proteins below come from a single Ruegeria sp. THAF33 genomic window:
- the sucC gene encoding ADP-forming succinate--CoA ligase subunit beta: protein MNIHEYQAKALLRSYGAPVSDGRAVLRAEEAKTAAGELDGPLWVVKAQIHAGGRGKGSFKEADAGEKGGVRLTKSVEEAAEEAKKMLGRTLVTHQTGPAGKQVNRIYIEAGSGIERELYLALLVDRQTSRISFVCSTEGGMDIEEVAAATPEKILSFSVDPATGYMPYHGRRIAFSLGLEGPQVKQCVKLMGQLYQAFVEKDMEMLEINPLIVSDSGDLKVLDAKVGFDGNAVYRHPDIAELRDTTEEDPKELEASKYDLNYIALDGEIGCMVNGAGLAMATMDIIKLYGAEPANFLDVGGGATKEKVTEAFKIITSDPQVKGILVNIFGGIMRCDVIAEGVVAAVKEVGLKVPLVVRLEGTNVEKGKEIINTSGLDVIAADNLKDGAEKIVKAVKG from the coding sequence ATGAACATTCACGAATATCAGGCCAAAGCCCTCCTTCGCAGCTATGGCGCACCGGTGTCCGATGGTCGCGCCGTGTTGCGCGCCGAAGAAGCCAAAACCGCAGCAGGTGAGCTGGACGGCCCGCTTTGGGTTGTCAAAGCACAGATCCACGCAGGTGGTCGCGGCAAGGGTTCGTTCAAAGAGGCCGACGCCGGTGAAAAAGGCGGTGTTCGTCTGACCAAATCGGTTGAAGAAGCCGCCGAAGAAGCCAAAAAGATGCTGGGCCGTACTCTGGTCACGCATCAGACCGGTCCGGCAGGCAAGCAGGTCAACCGCATCTATATCGAAGCAGGCTCGGGCATCGAGCGTGAACTGTACCTGGCCCTGCTGGTGGATCGTCAGACCAGCCGCATTTCCTTCGTCTGTTCGACCGAGGGCGGCATGGACATCGAAGAGGTGGCCGCCGCGACGCCCGAGAAAATCCTGTCCTTCTCGGTCGATCCGGCCACCGGTTACATGCCGTATCACGGTCGCCGCATCGCCTTCTCGCTGGGTCTGGAAGGCCCGCAAGTCAAGCAATGCGTCAAACTGATGGGTCAGCTCTATCAAGCCTTCGTCGAGAAGGACATGGAGATGCTGGAGATCAACCCGCTGATCGTTTCCGACAGCGGCGATCTCAAGGTGCTGGACGCCAAGGTCGGCTTTGACGGCAACGCGGTCTACCGCCACCCCGACATCGCCGAGCTGCGCGACACGACCGAGGAAGACCCCAAGGAGCTGGAAGCGTCGAAATACGACCTGAACTACATCGCGCTGGATGGTGAGATTGGCTGTATGGTCAACGGTGCCGGTCTGGCGATGGCGACGATGGATATCATCAAGCTTTATGGTGCCGAGCCTGCCAACTTCCTCGACGTGGGTGGCGGCGCCACTAAAGAGAAGGTGACCGAGGCGTTCAAGATCATCACCAGCGATCCGCAGGTCAAAGGCATCCTGGTCAACATCTTCGGCGGCATCATGCGCTGTGACGTGATCGCCGAGGGTGTCGTGGCCGCGGTGAAAGAGGTCGGCCTAAAGGTTCCGTTGGTTGTGCGTCTGGAAGGAACCAATGTCGAGAAAGGCAAAGAGATCATCAACACCTCTGGCCTGGACGTGATCGCGGCGGACAACCTGAAAGACGGTGCCGAAAAGATCGTGAAGGCGGTCAAGGGGTAA
- a CDS encoding glycosyltransferase family 25 protein has translation MTIPIFLIGLERATGRARLMEQELQKAGLSATRVNAVDCDAATREDFLRDCRAEGPWGYFHTKDMACTLSHAKAWEALIASGAEQALILEDDVFLTPELADWLNDASWWPTDADIVRFERWRSTKLYVALGRKRLSHLGRELRLMRSRHPGGAAYALTREAARHFLAQKPFDITLDGLLFNPSASPAARQINIYQVIPAMVEQGNEAPGEYNMGAPRARPTGWPLIRQKVRRGIAEISSGLRTTANLALGRATLEKITYAPQVLPATEPNQSNTA, from the coding sequence ATGACCATCCCCATCTTCCTCATAGGTCTTGAACGCGCCACAGGGCGGGCGCGTTTGATGGAGCAGGAGCTGCAAAAGGCAGGCCTGTCGGCGACGCGCGTTAATGCCGTTGATTGCGACGCCGCCACCCGTGAGGATTTCCTGCGCGACTGTCGGGCCGAGGGGCCGTGGGGCTATTTCCATACCAAGGACATGGCCTGCACCCTCAGCCATGCCAAAGCATGGGAGGCGCTGATCGCCTCGGGCGCGGAACAGGCGTTGATCCTTGAGGATGATGTGTTTCTGACACCGGAACTGGCAGACTGGCTGAATGATGCCTCATGGTGGCCCACAGATGCCGATATCGTCCGGTTTGAACGCTGGCGCAGCACGAAGCTTTACGTGGCACTTGGACGCAAGCGGTTGTCCCATTTGGGGCGGGAACTGCGCCTGATGCGTTCGCGCCATCCCGGTGGTGCAGCTTATGCGCTGACACGCGAAGCGGCCCGGCACTTCCTGGCCCAGAAACCCTTTGACATTACGCTGGATGGTTTGTTGTTCAACCCTTCCGCATCGCCGGCGGCGCGTCAGATCAACATCTACCAGGTGATCCCAGCCATGGTCGAACAGGGCAACGAGGCGCCCGGCGAATACAATATGGGGGCACCGCGCGCGCGACCAACAGGCTGGCCTCTGATCCGGCAAAAAGTAAGGCGTGGCATCGCTGAAATCAGCAGCGGCCTGCGTACGACGGCCAACCTGGCCCTGGGACGTGCCACGCTCGAGAAAATTACCTATGCGCCGCAGGTTCTGCCGGCGACTGAACCCAATCAATCCAACACCGCCTAG